In the Daphnia pulicaria isolate SC F1-1A chromosome 2, SC_F0-13Bv2, whole genome shotgun sequence genome, one interval contains:
- the LOC124326997 gene encoding protein toll-like, which yields MPFHFAVLCCVLFQILVFIQELSATTTETLTYWKCLQNENPDCHCFPVNSKNLDDFKFQCSVGEDGISGNFRRQAKDVNLFEINCPCRNEANPFTESVYANFKEYPTSNFTILEFKLDYCPLPQENLSTLFAKQMNPHIIQRITLRSCSPIRSLHRNSFRNMTKLKKIELTDNQLEYLPDGVFDDQLNLVQLLLEGNKLEKISGKIFKNIPLLNILNLSSNKIKKFEIGALSNLPNLAQLQLRKNHLDKLPSDVLQSLANLATLDLSFNKLTSLDKDAFQFNTDLMELHLQSNSLQVLPEGVFRNNKMLTTLFLQSNPKLSTVHRRVFENLALLTVLDLSQCSFNQSSFDQYTFSNLSQLNTLKLSRNKLNGLPAGWFNGLTNLTHLDLSFNSISTIEDNVFSSLRLLNTLSLNGNYLVRIEANAFQGIGALKSLYLQENQIEVIQAEAMRHLQELTTINLARNRLKFDEGLILNGGWKQSPLQYNLKLEKIDLSRNQIADLFSDWSSMKSLSLLNLAHNQMTSLDFKDLSNLSPLTKFILDLSNNQIAHVDFELAKSIDGQSTDGKAPMTEKTVNLDKNPLVCDCNAYFMAQYMDQSIPGVRHSWKINPTKLTCEQPASLGGRAISEVNPSQFLCNRTNEDFSPCEWYVRPVDRTLLFDCQHKNLNEIPTRLPRHEDYKIQMNLSSNSINIGQIYPNSSDCCPDVTWLDLSHNGMDESSMSDSQHWAQNLHLRFPKLNRLDLTHNNFNSIPNGVVDSWNAMHNLTYNLNGNPWKCDCTNLALLKFIYGSWKRLEDFNQMKCDDGQKISELSVEILCPSVNAAVKYYTIPLPILALLIVCVGIIVYRNRRVIRAWLYNRQLCLWWVVEEEEEEGNDERIYDAFISFSHHDEKFINEVLVPQLERPPIGLPHYRLCIHYRDWLAGEWIADQIVRSVASSKRTIVVLTEHFLDSLWGKLEFRTAYKQVLTDKRMRLIIIVKGDLPPFDKMDQELQTYLSLNTYLKYDDPFFMDRLRYALPHNTSTNEPGSRKSQAIKDQANRVNSKPDLHLPLPSLADRDNLKVHVQLPPDIIEMCETPISSTSSTVPFFPNSPQ from the exons ATGCCTTTCCATTTTGCTGTATTGTGCTGTGTTCTTTTTCAAATCCTTGTTTTCATTCAAGAACTGAGTGCTACAACGACTGAGACTCTAACATATTGGAAATGCCTGCAGAACGAAAATCCAGATTGCCACTGTTTTCCGGTAAATAGTAAAAACTTAGACGATTTCAAGTTCCAGTGTTCAGTTGGTGAGGATGGAATTTCGGGAAACTTCCGGCGCCAGGCAAAAGAcgtcaatttatttgaaatcaattgTCCGTGTAGAAATGAAGCCAACCCCTTCACAGAATCTGTGTACGCAAACTTTAAAGAGTATCCAACTAGCAATTTTACAATTCTAGAGTTCAAATTGGACTACTGCCCACTTCCACAGGAAAATTTGTCGACATTATTTGCGAAGCAGATGAATCCCCACATCATTCAGCGTATTACGCTGCGCTCATGTTCTCCTATTCGATCTCTTCACCGGAATTCATTTCGCAATATGACAAAACTAAAGAAAATCGAATTGACTGACAATCAACTTGAATATTTACCAGACGGTGTGTTTGATGATCAATTAAATTTAGTGCAACTTTTGCTGGAAGGTAATAAACTGGAAAAAATAAGCgggaaaatattcaaaaatattcCGCTACTGAATATCCTGAACTTGagctcaaataaaataaaaaaatttgaaattggtgCCTTAAGTAATCTCCCAAACTTGGCTCAGTTACAACTCAGGAAAAATCATCTTGATAAACTTCCCTCTGATGTTCTACAATCTCTGGCGAATTTAGCTACTTTGGATCTGAGTTTTAATAAGTTAACAAGTTTGGATAAGGATGCTTTCCAGTTCAACACAGATTTGATGGAACTTCATTTGCAGAGCAACTCGCTTCAAGTACTGCCTGAAGGAGTATTTCGCAACAACAAAATGCTGACAACATTATTTTTGCAGTCAAACCCCAAGCTCTCGACAGTTCATCGCAGAGTCTTCGAAAATCTGGCGTTATTGACGGTTTTAGATTTGAGTCAGTGTTCCTTCAACCAGTCGTCATTCGACCAATACACGTTTTCAAATTTATCCCAATTGAACACCCTTAAGCTGTCAAGAAATAAGCTAAATGGATTGCCTGCAGGTTGGTTCAATGGACTGACAAATTTGACCCATTTGGATCTATCGTTTAATTCGATTTCAACCATCGAAGATAATGTGTTTAGTAGTTTGCGACTTTTGAACACTCTCAGCCTGAATGGAAATTACCTAGTGCGAATTGAAGCTAATGCTTTCCAAGGCATCGGAGCCTTGAAAAGCTTATATCttcaagaaaatcaaattgaagtcATTCAAGCAGAAGCCATGAGACATTTGCAAGAATTAACTACTATTAATTTAGCACGCAATCGTCTCAAATTTGACGAAGGTCTTATTTTAAACGGCGGGTGGAAACAATCGCCATTACAATacaatttaaaattagaaaaaatcgaTCTGTCTCGGAATCAAATCGCGGACCTATTCTCCGATTGGTCATCGATGAAATCATTAAGTCTCCTTAACCTGGCTCACAATCAAATGACAAGTTTGGATTTCAAAGACCTATCAAATTTATCGCCTCTAACTAAGTTTATATTGGACCTTAGTAACAATCAAATCGCCCATGTAGATTTCGAGTTGGCCAAATCAATCGACGGCCAATCAACTGATGGAAAAGCTCCGATGACGGAAAAGACAGTTAACCTTGATAAGAATCCACTGGTGTGCGATTGTAATGCATACTTTATGGCACAGTACATGGACCAGTCAATACCGGGCGTAAGGCATTCTTGGAAGATAAATCCAACCAAGCTAACCTGCGAGCAGCCAGCCTCACTTGGCGGACGTGCAATTTCTGAAGTGAATCCATCGCAATTTCTTTGCAACCGCACCAACGAAGATTTTTCGCCGTGCGAATGGTACGTACGGCCGGTAGATAGAACACTGTTGTTCGACTGTCAGCACAAGAACCTGAACGAAATTCCTACTCGCCTACCCCGACACGAGGATTACAAAATTCAGATGAATCTTTCGTCCAATTCGATTAATATCGGACAAATTTACCCCAACTCGTCTGACTGTTGCCCAGATGTCACCTGGCTGGATTTGAGTCACAACGGAATGGACGAGTCTTCAATGTCTGATTCCCAACATTGGGCTCAAAATCTTCATCTCCGTTTCCCTAAACTCAATCGGCTAGACCTTACccacaacaatttcaactcgATTCCTAATGGAGTTGTCGACTCGTGGAACGCAATGCACAATTTAACTTACAATTTGAACGGAAACCCTTGGAAATGCGACTGTACAAATTTGGCGCTACTGAAATTCATTTATGGTTCATGGAAACGCTTGGAAGATTTCAACCAGATGAAGTGCGATGATGGGCAAAAGATTTCTGAATTGTCGGTTGAAATCTTATGCCCATCGGTGAATGCTGCGGTGAAATATTATACTATACCTTTGCCAATTTTAGCTTTGCTGATAGTTTGTGTGGGCATTATAGTTTACCGTAATCGGCGAGTCATACGCGCTTGGCTTTATAACCGTCAATTGTGCTTATGGTGggttgttgaagaagaagaagaagaagggaatgaCGAACGAATATATGATGCTTTTATCAGCTTCTCTCACCACGACGAGAAATTTATCAATGAAGTTCTTGTGCCCCAACTGGAACGCCCGCCGATTGGTTTACCCCATTACCGACTTTGCATTCATTATCGCGATTG GTTAGCAGGCGAATGGATTGCTGATCAAATTGTTCGCTCGGTCGCTTCTTCTAAACGAACGATTGTAGTCTTAACCGAACATTTCTTGGACAGTTTGTGGGGAAAG CTGGAATTCCGAACTGCTTATAAGCAGGTGCTTACGGATAAACGCATGCGATTAATTATAATCGTCAAGGGAGATCTTCCCCCGTTCGACAAAATGGATCAGGAGCTTCAAACTTACCTTTCCTTGAACACCTATCTGAAATATGATGATCCTTTTTTCATGGATCGACTACGATACGCCTTGCCACACAATACAAGCACTAATGAGCCTGGTTCAAGAAAATCGCAAGCGATCAAAGATCAAGCTAACCGAGTTAATAGTAAGCCCGATCTTCATCTACCTTTGCCTTCGCTCGCTGATCGTGACAATCTAAAGGTACATGTACAGTTGCCTCCTGATATTATTGAAATGTGTGAAACACCTATCAGTTCAACAAGTTCAACAGTTCCATTTTTCCCAAATTCTCCTCAGTGA
- the LOC124327066 gene encoding ATP-dependent DNA helicase Q1-like: protein MAQLPVEKELKKIDAELRIVEEDIDKLQERKTTLLKRKQALKEKANEEATKKLASQDWESNDFPWTKKLYQTLKDAFRIEKFRPMQLSAMNATLKGHDVILIMPTGGGKSLCYQLPSLVSDGITLVITPLVSLMEDQLASLEKLGIEAAKLNASSSKEEVNMVHSAMTDAKSSLKLLYVTPEKLAKSKRFMTKLQKMYQIKRFACVAVDEVHCCSQWGHDFRPDYKYLGVLRSLFPTVPIVGLTATATLNVTNDVQKMLNMKNCLVFKASFNRPNLYYEVRIKPSTQKECIDELVQLLTNRFHGQSGIIYTTSVKDCDQLASELRQQKCRVASYHASLEPADRTEVHTGWRENRYQAVVATIAFGMGIDKPDVRFVIHHSISKSMENFYQESGRAGRDDLQACCIVYWRLSDLFRLSTMVFTEQTGLRNLYAMAAYCLDPERCRREIIASHFDERWESSSCNKMCDHCSKDSTSAEINIVEHLTTLRQILERAEEQQVRVTAQKLIDAWQNTGQVSLRLPDFKKAAKLPRDKCESILAHLLLEGYLKEDFHFTPYSTISYLLLGERAHFINKEITMKVETSSVDEAEKASSSRGKTTRKQSTTHSAAAKKSKVEDCLIDVSDSD, encoded by the exons ATGGCTCAACTTCCTGTTG AGAAagagttgaaaaaaattgatgcaGAATTGAGAATTGTAGAGGAGGATATAGACAAActtcaagagagaaaaacaacacttctgaaaagaaaacaagcatTGAAGGAAAAAGCAAATGAAGAAGCCACAAAG AAACTTGCTAGTCAGGACTGGGAAAGCAATG ATTTTCCTTGGACTAAAAAATTATACCAAACACTTAAAGATGCATTTCGTATTGAAAAATTTAGACCTATGCAGCTATCTGCAATGAATGCAACTCTCAAAGGTCACGATGTCATCTTGATTATGCCTACAGGTGGAGGGAAAAGTCTTTGCTATCAGCTTCCTTCTTTAGTATCTGATG GTATTACTCTTGTTATTACTCCACTTGTTTCACTAATGGAAGATCAGTTGGCCAGTTTGGAGAAACTGGGTATAGAAGCTGCAAAACTAAATGCAAGTTCTAGCAAAGAAGAAGTCAACATGGTTCATTCG GCCATGACAGATGCAAAATCCTCCCTCAAGTTACTCTATGTAACACCAGAGAAACTTGCTAAAAGCAAAAGATTCATGACAAAGTTGCAAAAAATGTATCAGATCAAACGATTTGCTTGTGTGGCCGTTGATGAAGTACATTGCTGTTCTCAATGGGGCCATGATTTTCGGCCAG ATTACAAGTATCTTGGAGTCCTACGTTCTCTGTTCCCTACCGTGCCCATAGTTGGACTTACTGCCACAGCAACGTTAAATGTAACAAACGATGTGCAAAAGATGCTTAACATGAAGAATTGCTTGGTTTTCAAAGCTTCCTTTAATCGTCCCAATCTTTATTACGAG GTTAGGATTAAACCCTCCACCCAAAAAGAATGTATCGACGAATTGGTGCAATTGCTAACAAACAGGTTTCATGGGCAATCCGGCATCATCTATACCACTTCCGTTAAAGACTGTGATCAGTTAGCCAGTGAACTACGGCAACAAAAATGCCGTGTGGCATCTTATCACGCCAGTTTAGAGCCGGCAGATCGAACCGAAGTTCACACAGGATGGCGGGAAAATAGATACCAG gCTGTGGTTGCGACTATTGCATTCGGAATGGGAATCGATAAGCCAGATGTCAGGTTTGTCATTCATCATTCTATATCCAAATCTATGGAAAATTTTTACCAG GAAAGCGGACGAGCGGGACGAGATGATCTTCAAGCCTGCTGCATAGTTTATTGGCGGCTGTCTGACTTGTTTCGATTAAGTACAATGGTATTTACTGAGCAAACTGGTCTTCGTAACCTTTACGCTATGGCTGCCTATTGCCTAGACCCtgaaag atgTCGCCGTGAAATCATAGCCAGTCATTTCGACGAGCGATGGGAATCATCTTCCTGCAATAAAATGTGTGACCACTGCAGCAAAGACTCGACATCAGCGGAGATTAACATCGTCGAACATCTGACTACTCTCAGGCAAATACTTGAACGAGCCGAAGAACAACAAGTGCGCGTGACAG ctCAAAAATTGATCGATGCTTGGCAGAACACTGGACAAGTTTCGCTGCGTTTACCTGATTTCAAGAAAGCGGCAAAATTACCCCGTGACAAGTGCGAATCAATTTTGGCTCATTTGCTACTCGAGGGCTACCTTAAAGAAGATTTCCACTTCACGCCTTACAGCACCATTAGTTACCTTCTCCTCG GTGAGCGAGCGCATTTCATCAACAAGGAAATCACCATGAAAGTTGAGACTTCATCAGTGGACGAGGCAGAGAAAGCGAGTAGCAGCCGAGGTAAGACCACTAGGAAGCAATCAACTACACATTCGGCCGCAGCAAAGAAATCGAAAGTTGAAGACTGTTTAATTGATGTGTCAGACTCGGACTAA
- the LOC124327174 gene encoding septin-2-like — protein MAATIGPVATVNAENKIRNLKLAGHVGFDTLPDQLVSKSVQCGFNFNILCVGETGLGKSTLMDSLFNTSFESNPSPHSLSGVKLKSHTYELQESNVKLKLTLVDTIGYGDQVNKEESFKPVVDYIDAQFEAYLQEELKIKRQLATFHDTRIHVCLYFICPTGHGLKSLDLVCMKKLDNKVNIIPVIAKADTISKPELMRFKTKIMSELAANGVQIYQFPVDDEAVAEMNLSMNAHFPFAVCGSTDFIRVGNKMVRARQYPWGTVQVENENHCDFVKLREMLIRTNMEDLRETTHIRHYEIYRRLRLEQMGFSDLDSDNKPQSFQQTYEHKRQLLRMELQQKEDEMRQQFVIRVKEKETELKEAEKELQSRFDRLKKEHAEEKRKLDEAKKRLEDNQNELVKRRQQLLTQSTGTLGHGTLTLGKNKKK, from the exons ATGGCAGCAACAATTGGACCAGTTGCAACAGTCAAC gctgaaaacaaaatacgCAATCTAAAGCTTGCCGGACATGTTGGATTTGATACTCTTCCTGACCAGTTGGTCTCTAAATCAGTCCAATGTGGGTTCAACTTTAATATCCTCTGTGTCGGAGAGACTGGTTTGGGAAAGTCAACCTTGATGGATTCACTTTTTAACACCAGTTTTGAATCAAATCCAAGTCCCCATTCTCTTTCGGGAGTCAAGCTAAAGTCTCATACTTACGAACTTCAAGAATCAAATGTCAAACTAAAG TTGACATTGGTTGATACAATCGGTTATGGTGATCAAGTCAACAAAGAAGAATCTTTCAAACCTGTTGTGGATTACATAGATGCACAATTTGAAGCATATCTGCaggaagaattgaaaatcaaGCGTCAGCTGGCTACATTTCATGATACCCGTATCCATGTCtgcctttattttatttgcccaACTGGTCATGG TTTGAAATCTCTTGATTTGGTTTGTATGAAGAAACTGGACAACAAAGTCAATATAATTCCAGTGATTGCAAAAGCTGATACTATTTCAAAACCTGAATTGATGCGTTTTAAG ACTAAAATCATGTCGGAGCTAGCAGCAAATGGTGTTCAAATCTATCAGTTTCCAGTGGATGACGAAGCTGTTGCTGAAATGAACCTCTCCATGAACGCTCATTTTCCTTTTGCGGTATGCGGCTCGACCGACTTCATCCGCGTAGGAAACAAAATGGTACGAGCTCGTCAATATCCATGGGGCACAGTTCAAG TGGAAAATGAGAATCATTGCGATTTTGTGAAGTTGCGTGAAATGCTTATCCGCACAAACATGGAAGATCTGAGAGAGACCACCCATATTCGTCATTACGAAATTTATCGACGTTTAAGACTCGAGCAG ATGGGTTTCAGCGATCTTGATTCCGACAACAAACCACAGAGTTTCCAACAAACTTACGAGCACAAACGTCAATTACTTCGCATGGAATTGCAACAGAAAGAAGATGAGATGAGGCAACAGTTTGTCATTCGcgtcaaagaaaaggaaactgaGCTAAAAGAGGCAGAAAAAGAG CTTCAATCTCGTTTCGATAGGCTCAAAAAAGAGCACGCTGAAGagaagaggaaattggatgAAGCCAAAAAACGATTGGAAGATAATCAGAATGAGCTCGTTAAGCGACGCCAACAGTTGTTGACCCAGAGCACGGGCACTTTGGGTCACGGTACGCTAACCCTTggcaaaaacaagaaaaaatga